The nucleotide window TGGTGATACGATTGGAGAATAAACTCTTTTTCACACTCACACAAACATGAACACAGAATATATTGTGTGTATTTTCTTATCAAGCACTTACACATATGTACTTTTATATATagtgtttttaacaaaaactgttagaatagaaaagagaaaaactaaCACTTTAATCAACTATTACTAACAATACCTTGTTTATATTTAGATTAAATTCAACACTCCCCCTTAATCCAAATCATTACATATATAACTCTCAACTCTATTATGAGTTTTACAAATCTGTCAGACCTAATTGCCTTAGTTAGTATGTCAGTTAACTGAGTTTCTGTTGAACAATATGTCATTTCAAGCTTTCCATTATTCACCTACTCTCTTGGGAAATAGAATCTGATTTCAATGTGCTTACTTCTCCCATGTGAGACTGGATTTTTAGCTAAATTGATAGCTGACTTGCTATCAATTAGCAATTTAATAGGTTTCTTTGCTTCAAACTTCAATTCATCTAGCAATGAATCTAGCCAAATAGCTTGGCAAGCAGCATATGAGCCTGCTATATATCCAACATCACAGGAAAACAAGGCCACCATAGGTTGCTTCTTAGAGCACCAACAACAAAGGAGAGGTCAGGTCTACTGTTACATAGGTACCTCAAGGAGCCAACTAGTTGCTTATACATGGTTGGATccactgcttcttcttcttctgttatTTCCAATTTTGTATTAACCTGTGCTGGAGTATTTGCAGGATTGCAATCTGTCATatgaaatcttttcaatacatcAGTAGTATACTTCTGCTGATGAAGCAGAATTCCCTTTGAGTTAGTTACAAATTCTAATCCAAGGAAACAAGCTAGAGTACCAAGGTCTGTCATCTCAAATTCCTGCATCATTTGTGCCTTAAAGAACCCAATACCCTTTAACACTGCCTGTTACCAGTAGATCATCTACATACAAGCAAATCAGAATCACACTTGTCTCCTTCTTCACATAAACACCATATTCAATTGAACATTTCTTGAATCCACTCTGAATCAAGAATGCGTCAATCCTTCTATTCCGCGCCATGAGAGCTTGCTTTAGGCCATACAATGCTTTGTTAAGCCTGTACactttttcttccatttcttcTTTCACAAAGCCTGATGGTTGAGTCACAAAAACAGATTCCTCTAATGGACCATTCAGAAAAACAGATTTTACATCCATGTGAAACAGTGCCCAATTATGGTTGCTAGCCATTTCTACTACTAGTCTAACAGTCTCGATTCTTGCCACTGGTGCATAAACCTTAGAATAGTCTATGCCAGGTTTTTGAAGGAAGCCTCTTGCCACAAGCCTTGTCTTATGCTTTGCAACAATGTCGTTGGGATTCAATTTCAACTTGAACACCCACTTCACACCAATTGCTCTCTTATTATTTGGTAAGTCAACTAGCTCCCAAGTGTTATTCTTTTCAATAGCTTTCAACTCTTCCAGCATTGCGTTCTTCCAAACCTGTTCTTGTAATGCTTCTTCATAACTAATTGG belongs to Glycine soja cultivar W05 chromosome 5, ASM419377v2, whole genome shotgun sequence and includes:
- the LOC114411074 gene encoding uncharacterized protein LOC114411074, which encodes MMQEFEMTDLGTLACFLGLEFVTNSKGILLHQQKYTTDVLKRFHMTDCNPANTPAQVNTKLEITEEEEAVDPTMYKQLVGSLRYLCNSRPDLSFVVGALRSNLWWPCFPVMLDI